The nucleotide sequence GTGCTGCTAGGAGGGCTCCTGCGAGGGCCCCTAGCGAAGAGCCGACGGCCATGGACAGGGTGGCCCGCGTGAACTCGGCTCTAAAGTGCCCCATGCGTAAGTGTTTTAGGAAGCCTACGCTCACGGTCGCTACTGACGCTATTAGGCTGGCGGTCCCTGCCTGCTTCACCCCTAGGCCGAAGAGCATTATGAGGGCCGGTATCCGCATCTCCCCGCCCGCCACGCCGAATATGGCTGACACTACGCTAATTAGGAAGCCGAGGAAAGCTAAGCACAGGGGCACTAGGCTCTCTTGAACTAAGAGGGCCTCTCGAACCTCTCCTACTAGCGGCTCTAGGGCTAGCCTCAGCCCTACTACCAGCAGGTAGGCGGTCACTATTAGCCTAAGGACCACGTTAGAAGCCCTCCCCGCTACCGCGGCCCCTACGTACGCCCCGGGTATGGAGCCTAGGAAGAGGTAGGCGCCGTAGAGGATGCTAGCCTCCCCCGCTAGCCCTAGTAGTAAGCGTAGGAGGAGGGAGGCTGTGACGGTGAGGAGGCCTATTAAGAGGTTCGAGGACGCGACGGCGGTCATGGAGGTGCCCATGAGGTAGACTAAGGCCGGTATCCTAAACTCCCCTCCCCCCACGCCCACCATGCCCGCGGCTACCCCCGTCGCCGCCCCTATGATGAAGCTGAGCGCCTCCGTCCTCTTCATGAAG is from Candidatus Nezhaarchaeota archaeon and encodes:
- a CDS encoding sulfite exporter TauE/SafE family protein, producing the protein MKRTEALSFIIGAATGVAAGMVGVGGGEFRIPALVYLMGTSMTAVASSNLLIGLLTVTASLLLRLLLGLAGEASILYGAYLFLGSIPGAYVGAAVAGRASNVVLRLIVTAYLLVVGLRLALEPLVGEVREALLVQESLVPLCLAFLGFLISVVSAIFGVAGGEMRIPALIMLFGLGVKQAGTASLIASVATVSVGFLKHLRMGHFRAEFTRATLSMAVGSSLGALAGALLAARMYEQHLKLALGAILILATVRFVMRNR